A section of the Paenibacillus aurantius genome encodes:
- a CDS encoding ectoine synthase produces MIVKHLEDILNTKDDVDTKTWNSRRLLLHKDGMGFSLNDTIIKAGTETLIWYKNHVEAVYCLEGEGEIEVIGGETYQIKPGMMYALDGNEKHYLRARSQLRMVCVFNPPLTGAEVHDAEGTYPLHIPVIK; encoded by the coding sequence ATGATTGTTAAACATTTGGAGGACATACTTAATACGAAGGACGACGTGGACACGAAGACGTGGAACTCGAGAAGGCTGCTCCTGCACAAGGACGGAATGGGCTTCTCACTCAATGACACCATCATCAAGGCCGGTACGGAAACTCTGATCTGGTATAAAAACCATGTGGAGGCCGTTTACTGCCTTGAAGGAGAAGGAGAAATCGAGGTTATCGGGGGAGAAACTTACCAGATCAAACCGGGCATGATGTATGCCTTGGACGGCAACGAGAAGCATTATTTGCGGGCCCGGTCGCAGCTGAGAATGGTTTGTGTGTTTAACCCGCCGCTTACGGGCGCGGAGGTTCATGACGCCGAAGGAACCTATCCGCTTCATATCCCAGTTATTAAATAA
- a CDS encoding carbohydrate ABC transporter permease, translating to MGKMTSGERLFQLVNNTLLLILCLVTLYPFLYVLFASLSEADRLVQHRGLLMYPLGFSFQAYELVFNNPMLIRGYLNTLFYVVVGTAFNIFMTALGAYGLSRQSLMLKNPIMMMIVFTMFFGGGLIPTYLLVSELGMLNSRWALIIPSAISTYNLIIMRTAFQGISVHLEEAAKIDGANDYTILFRLILPLSLPVIAVMVLFYGVSHWNSWFTALVYLRDRDLFPLQLVLREILITSSTDAMTTDVQGMDKAGISEVIKYAMIIVSTVPILFLYPFLQKYFVKGVLIGAVKG from the coding sequence ATGGGAAAAATGACTTCAGGCGAACGCCTCTTTCAGCTCGTGAACAATACGCTGCTGCTGATTTTGTGCCTCGTGACTTTGTATCCGTTTCTTTATGTGCTGTTCGCTTCTTTAAGCGAAGCCGACCGGCTGGTTCAGCACCGGGGGCTGCTTATGTATCCTCTCGGGTTCAGCTTTCAGGCCTATGAATTGGTTTTTAACAACCCGATGCTGATCCGGGGGTACTTGAACACCTTGTTCTATGTCGTCGTGGGGACCGCCTTCAACATTTTCATGACGGCGCTCGGCGCCTACGGGTTGTCCCGGCAATCCCTGATGCTGAAGAACCCCATCATGATGATGATCGTCTTCACCATGTTTTTCGGGGGCGGGCTGATTCCCACGTATCTGCTCGTTTCGGAGCTTGGGATGCTGAACAGCCGGTGGGCGCTTATCATTCCGTCGGCGATCAGCACGTATAACCTCATTATTATGAGAACGGCTTTTCAGGGCATCTCGGTGCATCTGGAGGAAGCGGCCAAGATAGACGGGGCGAACGATTATACGATTCTCTTCCGGCTTATCCTACCACTGTCCCTGCCCGTTATCGCGGTTATGGTTCTGTTCTACGGGGTGAGCCACTGGAACTCCTGGTTCACGGCGCTTGTTTATTTGAGGGACCGCGACCTGTTTCCGCTGCAGCTTGTCCTGCGGGAGATTCTCATCACATCCAGCACGGACGCCATGACCACCGATGTCCAGGGGATGGATAAGGCGGGGATAAGCGAGGTCATCAAGTACGCCATGATCATCGTTTCGACGGTTCCGATTCTGTTCCTGTACCCGTTTCTGCAGAAGTATTTCGTGAAAGGCGTCCTGATCGGCGCCGTCAAAGGCTAA
- the ehuC gene encoding ectoine/hydroxyectoine ABC transporter permease subunit EhuC produces MPTSWTDFLPAFWDGLEVTLKVTAWGAVLALVVSFVSGLCRLSKLWIVRTVTGVYVEIFRGTSLLIQLFWLYFALPILGLELPKLTAAVLAVGLNFGAYGSEIVRSSILAVPKGQWEAAIALNLTPYQRLVRVIFPQAFVRMLPPFGNQMIELVKSTSLVYFITMADLTYQAMILRNNYISWTWEILTLLLVFYFVISAGIALLVRLLERKMTAGRV; encoded by the coding sequence ATGCCGACTTCATGGACGGACTTCCTGCCCGCCTTCTGGGACGGGCTGGAGGTGACGCTTAAAGTAACGGCATGGGGAGCTGTATTGGCGCTGGTTGTTTCCTTTGTAAGCGGGCTTTGCCGCCTATCCAAGCTGTGGATCGTAAGAACCGTCACCGGCGTGTATGTGGAAATTTTCCGGGGGACCTCCCTCCTGATCCAGCTGTTTTGGCTCTATTTCGCCCTGCCGATTCTCGGTCTTGAGCTGCCCAAGCTGACGGCGGCCGTTCTGGCGGTCGGGCTGAATTTCGGGGCTTACGGCTCGGAGATTGTACGGAGCTCGATATTGGCTGTGCCCAAAGGGCAGTGGGAAGCGGCGATCGCCCTTAACCTGACTCCTTACCAGAGGCTGGTTCGCGTGATTTTTCCGCAGGCATTCGTCCGTATGCTTCCTCCCTTCGGGAACCAGATGATCGAGCTGGTTAAATCCACCTCACTCGTCTATTTCATTACGATGGCCGATCTGACCTACCAGGCCATGATCTTGAGGAATAACTACATTTCCTGGACGTGGGAAATTCTCACCCTGCTGCTCGTCTTCTACTTTGTCATTTCCGCTGGGATCGCCCTGCTGGTACGGCTCCTGGAACGAAAAATGACGGCAGGGAGGGTGTAG
- a CDS encoding Gfo/Idh/MocA family protein, whose translation MNLGVIGYGLRARSILGEIGRQDPGCRVAAVVDPREKQREEWPYSGDRPRYYDTAEEMLAAEPGLNGVMIATRCTLHTEMALKVLPAGLPVFLEKPVATNLADWKRLHQASLAYPTEVLVSFPLRVTPIVQLVKEIIDSGKIGSVEHVQAYNNVPYGRVYYQSWYRNPEETGGLFLQKANHDFDYLNAVLGLKPISLCAMTSKQIFKGNKPAGLTCEACEDNRTCLESALRKPEPEREWNGCCFAEDTGNEDSGSVLIRYETGMHVSYSQNFFVRGRAASRGARFMGYKGTLEFDFYQKQVRVYLHHSPRVETYDIEPGEGHHGGDTALARNYLAMLAGREKSIIPLEAGLTSALMGILAKESAEHGRFCSLGEDLGVLSGSPFGGR comes from the coding sequence ATGAACCTGGGGGTAATAGGATACGGGCTTCGGGCCCGGTCGATCTTAGGAGAAATCGGGAGGCAGGATCCCGGCTGCCGGGTGGCGGCGGTGGTCGATCCCCGCGAGAAGCAGAGAGAGGAATGGCCGTATTCCGGCGACCGTCCTCGCTATTACGACACGGCTGAAGAGATGCTGGCAGCCGAGCCCGGCCTGAACGGGGTCATGATCGCCACCCGCTGCACCCTTCATACCGAGATGGCGCTGAAGGTGCTTCCCGCAGGGCTTCCCGTCTTTCTGGAGAAGCCGGTGGCAACGAACCTTGCGGACTGGAAGAGGCTGCACCAGGCTTCCCTTGCCTATCCGACGGAAGTGCTGGTCTCCTTCCCGCTCCGGGTCACGCCGATCGTTCAGCTCGTAAAAGAGATCATCGATTCGGGCAAAATCGGATCGGTGGAGCATGTTCAGGCTTACAACAATGTGCCTTACGGCCGGGTGTATTACCAGAGCTGGTACCGCAATCCGGAGGAAACGGGAGGCCTGTTTCTCCAGAAGGCCAACCACGACTTCGATTACCTGAATGCAGTCCTCGGCCTGAAGCCGATATCCTTGTGCGCCATGACCTCCAAGCAAATCTTCAAAGGGAATAAGCCGGCCGGCTTAACCTGCGAGGCTTGCGAAGACAACCGGACCTGCTTGGAAAGCGCCCTTCGGAAGCCGGAGCCGGAGCGGGAATGGAACGGCTGCTGCTTCGCCGAGGATACGGGCAACGAGGACTCGGGAAGCGTCCTGATCCGCTACGAGACGGGGATGCATGTCTCCTACAGCCAGAACTTCTTCGTTCGGGGCCGGGCCGCTTCCCGCGGAGCCCGCTTCATGGGCTACAAGGGGACGCTCGAATTCGATTTCTACCAGAAGCAGGTCCGTGTCTATCTGCACCACTCTCCCCGGGTGGAAACCTACGACATTGAGCCTGGGGAAGGGCACCACGGAGGAGACACGGCGCTTGCCCGCAACTATCTCGCTATGCTGGCCGGCCGGGAGAAATCGATCATTCCTTTGGAGGCGGGCCTCACCAGCGCCCTTATGGGAATCCTGGCGAAAGAGTCGGCGGAGCACGGAAGATTCTGTTCCCTTGGGGAGGACTTAGGTGTCCTTTCGGGGTCACCATTTGGGGGACGCTAG
- the ehuD gene encoding ectoine/hydroxyectoine ABC transporter permease subunit EhuD, whose product MWDWNYAAEILPELLSALKMTILATFCGFGVACVGGLVFAAAVRSRWKLVCLPAKGILAFIRNTPLLVQVLFLYYSLPQLAGISLSAFMVGIIGLGLHYSTYLSEVYRSGIEAVPKGQWEAATALNFPRWMTWWRVILPQALPPIIPIMGNYLIVMFKETPILSAITLVELLLTAKNIVSQSYRVFEPYTMVGLLFLLISYPASLLIQRLEKRMNLQERLPAAAGQTVKKKEVSP is encoded by the coding sequence ATGTGGGATTGGAATTATGCAGCGGAAATTTTGCCGGAGCTGCTCAGCGCTTTGAAGATGACCATTCTGGCCACCTTCTGCGGATTCGGCGTGGCCTGTGTCGGAGGGCTCGTCTTTGCCGCAGCGGTCCGTTCCCGCTGGAAGCTCGTCTGCCTTCCGGCCAAGGGAATCCTGGCCTTCATCCGGAATACACCGCTGCTCGTGCAGGTGCTGTTCCTGTATTACAGCCTGCCCCAGCTGGCGGGGATCTCCCTGTCGGCGTTCATGGTAGGCATCATCGGACTGGGGCTTCATTACAGCACCTATCTGTCCGAGGTCTACCGCTCCGGAATCGAGGCCGTTCCGAAGGGCCAATGGGAAGCGGCGACGGCGCTGAATTTCCCGCGCTGGATGACCTGGTGGCGCGTCATTCTGCCGCAGGCCCTGCCGCCGATTATTCCGATTATGGGCAATTATCTCATTGTCATGTTTAAGGAAACGCCGATTCTTTCGGCGATCACGCTGGTGGAGCTTCTCCTCACCGCGAAGAATATTGTGTCGCAGTCGTATCGGGTATTTGAGCCGTATACCATGGTCGGCCTGTTGTTCCTTCTGATCAGCTACCCGGCGTCTCTGCTCATCCAGAGACTGGAGAAGCGCATGAATCTTCAGGAGAGGCTGCCGGCGGCGGCCGGACAAACGGTCAAGAAGAAGGAGGTGAGTCCGTGA
- the ectA gene encoding diaminobutyrate acetyltransferase, translating into MTTETAFTFRRPQTEDGEKVWELIREAGTLDLNSAYCYLMLCDYFSSTCVVAEAEGKLAGFVSAFRSPRQDDTLFIWQVAVDRACRGKGLGKQLIRTLLNRSVHRSVRYLEATVSPSNIASRRMFAGLAEEYGVKCTLSRGYSPALFPEGSQHEEETLYLLGPFTL; encoded by the coding sequence ATGACGACGGAAACGGCGTTCACGTTTCGCCGTCCCCAGACGGAAGATGGAGAAAAGGTGTGGGAGCTCATCCGCGAGGCGGGGACGCTCGATCTGAATTCGGCTTACTGCTACTTGATGCTGTGCGACTATTTCAGCAGCACCTGCGTCGTGGCGGAAGCCGAAGGGAAGCTGGCCGGCTTCGTCTCGGCCTTTCGCTCGCCCCGGCAGGACGACACCCTTTTCATCTGGCAGGTGGCCGTGGACCGGGCCTGCCGGGGGAAGGGACTCGGGAAGCAGCTCATCCGCACCCTGCTAAACCGAAGCGTTCACCGCTCGGTTCGCTACCTGGAAGCGACCGTGTCGCCTTCCAATATCGCCTCCCGGCGGATGTTCGCCGGGCTTGCGGAAGAATATGGCGTGAAATGTACGCTTAGCCGCGGCTATTCGCCCGCTCTTTTTCCTGAGGGAAGCCAGCATGAAGAGGAAACGTTGTATTTACTCGGTCCGTTCACACTCTAA
- a CDS encoding metallophosphoesterase family protein: protein MRIRLMTDLHYSALAELPVKDDFYRAYLARFFEEGSEADWYLCLGDLTQYGLEEEYRSVYAIIDSLGKRSSFLHVPGNHDLLTAGPETTETWGATPPIANGFGVIDSEAAVMVFLNTCKTKSALDWGGQLGDLQLELLRNQLAQAGGRPVLVFAHHPLPDTTALSEQDMMRVENAEPLLSVMQGAAGPCFWFNGHNHIQTITSAGNWTYVQTASAICLPCWRELEILPGSIRITSHVVNDPKLYDLARQSLDGFAGFHDVPPAVALGGELDQDALWEPESDGQTA from the coding sequence TTGCGTATTCGGCTCATGACGGATCTTCATTATTCCGCCTTGGCGGAGCTTCCGGTGAAGGATGATTTTTACCGGGCTTATCTGGCCCGTTTCTTCGAAGAAGGTTCGGAGGCCGACTGGTACCTCTGCCTGGGGGATCTGACCCAGTATGGGCTGGAGGAAGAATACCGGTCGGTGTACGCCATCATTGACTCCCTCGGCAAGCGAAGCTCCTTTCTTCATGTGCCCGGAAACCACGACCTGCTGACGGCGGGACCGGAGACAACGGAAACCTGGGGAGCCACTCCTCCGATCGCGAACGGCTTCGGGGTGATCGACTCCGAGGCGGCCGTTATGGTTTTCCTGAACACCTGTAAGACGAAGAGCGCGCTGGATTGGGGAGGACAGCTGGGCGACCTCCAGCTCGAGCTGCTGCGGAACCAGCTGGCCCAAGCGGGCGGCCGTCCGGTGCTGGTGTTTGCCCATCATCCCTTGCCGGACACGACTGCCTTGTCCGAGCAAGACATGATGAGGGTGGAGAACGCGGAGCCCTTGCTCTCGGTCATGCAGGGGGCGGCCGGGCCGTGCTTCTGGTTCAACGGCCACAATCACATTCAGACGATCACATCCGCCGGGAATTGGACCTATGTACAGACCGCGTCAGCCATCTGCCTGCCGTGCTGGAGAGAACTGGAGATCCTGCCCGGCTCCATCCGCATAACCTCTCATGTGGTCAACGACCCGAAGCTGTATGACCTGGCCCGGCAGAGCCTGGACGGCTTCGCGGGCTTCCACGACGTGCCACCGGCCGTCGCTCTGGGAGGCGAGCTGGATCAGGATGCCTTGTGGGAGCCCGAAAGTGACGGTCAAACGGCTTAA
- the ehuB gene encoding ectoine/hydroxyectoine ABC transporter substrate-binding protein EhuB, giving the protein MKKSVTMVLLMVLCLALAACGQKTGAGDTASGGKGSEGTDSASGTLAEAKRKGSITVGFANEKPYAYKTADGQLTGEAVEIARVILKKLGVNEMKGELTEFGSLIGGLQAKRFDLITAGMFINPDRCGAVLFANPEYSIGEAIAIKKGSDVGLKSYKDIASKKDVKVAVMTGAVEIGYLEKSGVAKEQIVQVPDQASAVSALQAGRVQAVTMTGPALQSMLESAGDANLERVADFTQPEIDGKSVRGYGATAFRQADTEFQKAYNEELKKMKDSGELLTILKKFGFTEQELPGDATSESLCKK; this is encoded by the coding sequence TTGAAGAAGTCAGTTACGATGGTTCTGCTTATGGTTCTATGCTTGGCCCTGGCGGCCTGCGGACAGAAAACCGGCGCGGGGGATACGGCCAGCGGCGGAAAAGGCTCGGAAGGCACGGACTCCGCAAGCGGAACCTTGGCCGAAGCCAAGAGGAAAGGCTCTATTACCGTAGGATTCGCGAATGAGAAGCCGTACGCCTACAAGACGGCCGATGGGCAATTGACGGGAGAAGCGGTGGAGATTGCCCGTGTCATCCTGAAGAAGCTAGGGGTCAACGAGATGAAAGGAGAGCTGACCGAGTTCGGTTCCCTGATCGGCGGGCTGCAGGCTAAGCGTTTCGATCTCATTACCGCCGGGATGTTCATCAACCCCGACCGGTGCGGCGCGGTTCTGTTTGCCAATCCGGAATACAGCATCGGGGAAGCGATTGCCATCAAGAAGGGCAGCGATGTGGGCTTGAAGAGCTACAAGGACATCGCCTCCAAGAAAGACGTGAAGGTGGCGGTGATGACCGGAGCCGTTGAGATCGGCTATTTGGAGAAGTCCGGAGTGGCGAAGGAACAGATCGTCCAGGTGCCGGACCAGGCCTCCGCTGTCAGTGCCCTTCAGGCCGGACGGGTTCAGGCAGTCACCATGACAGGACCGGCTCTGCAGTCCATGCTGGAATCGGCCGGGGACGCCAATCTGGAGCGGGTAGCGGATTTCACGCAGCCGGAGATCGACGGCAAGAGTGTGCGCGGCTACGGCGCCACCGCTTTCCGCCAAGCCGATACGGAATTCCAGAAGGCGTATAACGAAGAATTGAAGAAAATGAAGGATTCCGGCGAGCTTCTCACCATTCTGAAGAAGTTCGGATTCACGGAGCAGGAACTCCCGGGTGACGCGACGTCCGAGAGCCTGTGCAAGAAATAA
- the ectB gene encoding diaminobutyrate--2-oxoglutarate transaminase has translation MDTQVLEMPNLAVFDELESEVRSYCRNFTTVFHKAKNAKLWDTCNNEYIDFFAGAGALNYGHNNERIRAKLVDYLLQDGITHSLDMATGAKEAFLERFQEVILKPRGWNHKVMFPGPTGTNAVESAMKIARKVTGRTTIMCFTNAFHGMTLGSLAVTGNSFKREGAGVELSQSVFMPYDGYFGEDVDTAAYIEKLLGDPGSGVPLPAAIILESLQGEGGLNEASKGWLQRIERLCKSRGILLILDDIQMGCGRTGSFFSFDHAGIEPDIICLSKSIGGYGLPMAITLLKPEIDAWKPGEHNGTFRGNNLGFVAAAEALSYWKDASFEMDILQRARLIRDALEGMLAKHPQFNGELRGRGMIQGIAFADPAMAEELCSHAFQLGLVMETSGPRSEVVKLMPPLTIELEVLKQGLQMMERSMELLAHNHSTK, from the coding sequence ATGGATACCCAAGTACTGGAAATGCCCAATCTTGCCGTTTTTGACGAGCTGGAATCGGAAGTGCGCAGCTACTGCCGCAATTTTACGACGGTGTTTCACAAAGCCAAGAATGCGAAGCTGTGGGACACCTGCAACAACGAATACATTGACTTTTTTGCCGGAGCGGGAGCTCTGAATTACGGCCATAACAACGAGCGCATCCGCGCGAAGCTGGTGGATTATCTTCTGCAGGACGGCATTACCCACAGCCTGGATATGGCGACCGGCGCCAAGGAAGCCTTCCTGGAGCGGTTCCAGGAAGTGATTCTGAAGCCGCGGGGCTGGAATCACAAGGTGATGTTTCCGGGGCCGACCGGAACGAACGCTGTAGAAAGCGCCATGAAAATAGCGAGGAAAGTGACAGGCCGCACGACAATCATGTGCTTCACGAACGCCTTCCACGGCATGACCCTCGGTTCGCTTGCCGTCACCGGCAATTCCTTCAAGCGCGAAGGAGCCGGTGTGGAGCTGAGCCAGTCGGTCTTCATGCCCTATGACGGCTATTTCGGGGAAGACGTGGATACGGCCGCTTATATAGAGAAGCTGCTGGGCGATCCCGGCAGCGGGGTGCCATTGCCGGCGGCCATTATCCTGGAATCGCTGCAGGGCGAAGGCGGACTGAACGAAGCGAGCAAAGGCTGGCTGCAGAGGATCGAAAGGCTGTGCAAAAGCCGGGGCATCCTGCTCATCTTGGATGATATCCAGATGGGCTGCGGCCGCACCGGATCCTTCTTCAGCTTCGACCATGCCGGGATCGAGCCCGACATCATCTGCCTGTCGAAGTCTATCGGAGGCTACGGACTGCCTATGGCGATCACGCTGCTGAAACCGGAGATCGACGCCTGGAAGCCGGGCGAGCACAACGGAACCTTCCGCGGCAACAACCTCGGCTTCGTGGCCGCGGCCGAGGCGCTTAGCTACTGGAAGGATGCCTCCTTCGAGATGGACATCCTGCAGCGGGCCCGCCTGATACGCGACGCGCTGGAGGGTATGCTCGCGAAGCATCCGCAGTTCAACGGCGAGCTCCGCGGTAGAGGCATGATCCAGGGGATTGCTTTTGCCGATCCCGCCATGGCCGAAGAGTTATGCTCCCACGCCTTCCAGCTCGGACTCGTGATGGAAACGTCCGGTCCGAGGAGCGAGGTCGTGAAGCTGATGCCGCCTCTGACCATTGAGCTCGAGGTTCTGAAGCAGGGGCTGCAGATGATGGAGCGGAGCATGGAGCTGCTCGCCCATAACCATTCGACGAAATAG
- a CDS encoding DinB family protein: MEHALIKQLDFVRSQTLKAMQGITEEEADRIPEGFRNNLRWQFGHIYVVLERHAFQYIGLPLHLPEGYKEQFEYNTSPLTRPESVRVPALPEIEGLMKEQVGRIREALGGRMQEEVPEPYRTSSGALLKTPEDFLSLDLYHEGMHFGVIKLYKALLSL, encoded by the coding sequence ATGGAGCATGCTTTGATTAAGCAGCTGGACTTCGTCCGGTCGCAGACGCTGAAGGCCATGCAGGGAATAACGGAGGAGGAGGCCGACCGGATTCCGGAAGGGTTCCGGAACAACCTCCGCTGGCAGTTCGGACACATTTACGTTGTCCTTGAAAGGCATGCCTTCCAGTACATAGGGCTCCCGCTTCACCTGCCGGAAGGCTACAAGGAGCAGTTTGAGTACAACACCTCTCCGCTTACCCGCCCGGAGTCGGTCCGAGTCCCCGCTCTGCCGGAGATCGAAGGGCTGATGAAGGAGCAGGTCGGCCGCATCCGGGAGGCGCTGGGCGGACGAATGCAGGAAGAGGTTCCGGAGCCGTACCGGACCTCGTCGGGGGCGCTGCTGAAGACTCCCGAGGATTTTCTCAGCCTCGACCTGTATCACGAAGGCATGCATTTCGGCGTGATCAAGCTGTACAAAGCGCTGCTTTCCCTTTAA
- a CDS encoding alpha-amylase family protein, with protein sequence MEKSEKGRDRSRSMLKQAKPREDGLVEFRLAPGEGCLSCRVEYCTPDAGWKPAVLIPSLDPEEVLNGAGELWEEAYEAGIVRFAPESGRGEGPLFYWNLYGVMEFEGHTIPLRLTFLTEQGRFEERHNLKLTGSRAVYLDDWEDYAEGSGWDVRSSRFGTSVGMKRGERLPPLSIAIPVQGEYDVYFGMETGSARFLVKINGGPRARFMTNGSRYLSHHNGKKGLEIFFGRLQLNEGSLELSLMQEHVTKGAELGRISYLKLVPASSGGSPAPGSSSAAYGKLAGQELCLFYEPYSYSLHGFHDAETMNEIMLQEFIRLRPQEISIQTVRIGMKSLHHSRFLERLDLPAEADDRTVNDDPARLAAGCDILKETVRALEGTGIRLTANVGMNRPYLWIPPLAERFTREHVGLIRDGDFDYTRPEVQDYAKAVLGELVREYAIDGLLLDYMRSPKNQTTDSLVSILRAAKAMLKEKEAITGSRMDLKVRIPAVHPVYFEAMEQGVAEGVVDVIVPSNFMTSDPLPRTEHYVHLCRSTGTRVFGCIDGWKWLAGIDPKAGALTMAHTPRELKAAYETYRKQHVQGVYLYQADLIGANPYLYDLFT encoded by the coding sequence ATGGAGAAGAGCGAGAAAGGCCGGGATAGAAGCCGGTCCATGCTGAAGCAGGCCAAACCGAGGGAAGACGGGCTTGTCGAGTTCCGGCTTGCCCCGGGAGAAGGCTGCCTTTCCTGCCGGGTGGAATATTGTACTCCGGACGCGGGCTGGAAGCCTGCCGTCCTGATTCCCTCTCTTGATCCCGAGGAGGTATTGAACGGAGCCGGAGAGCTGTGGGAAGAGGCTTACGAGGCCGGCATCGTCCGGTTCGCTCCGGAATCCGGAAGGGGGGAGGGCCCTCTCTTCTATTGGAATCTCTATGGAGTAATGGAATTCGAAGGCCATACGATCCCCTTGAGGCTTACTTTCCTTACGGAGCAGGGGAGATTTGAAGAACGGCATAACCTGAAGCTGACCGGAAGCCGGGCTGTCTACCTGGACGACTGGGAGGATTATGCGGAAGGAAGCGGCTGGGATGTCCGCAGCAGCCGCTTCGGGACCAGTGTCGGCATGAAGCGGGGGGAGCGGCTCCCCCCGCTCTCTATTGCCATCCCCGTTCAGGGGGAATACGACGTGTATTTCGGAATGGAGACAGGCAGCGCCCGCTTCCTCGTCAAGATAAACGGGGGGCCGAGGGCCAGGTTCATGACGAACGGAAGCCGTTATTTGAGCCATCATAACGGGAAGAAGGGGCTGGAGATCTTCTTCGGCCGCTTGCAGCTGAACGAAGGAAGCCTGGAGCTTTCCCTCATGCAGGAGCATGTGACGAAGGGGGCGGAGCTGGGCCGGATCTCCTACCTCAAGCTCGTTCCCGCCTCATCCGGAGGCTCCCCGGCGCCGGGCTCGTCTTCGGCGGCGTACGGGAAATTGGCAGGCCAGGAGCTCTGTCTCTTCTACGAACCCTACAGCTATTCCTTGCACGGGTTTCATGACGCGGAGACGATGAATGAGATCATGCTGCAGGAATTTATCCGGCTCCGGCCGCAGGAAATCTCGATTCAGACCGTCCGAATCGGGATGAAATCGCTGCACCACAGCCGGTTCCTCGAACGGCTCGACCTGCCGGCGGAGGCCGATGACCGGACGGTTAATGACGATCCGGCCCGGCTGGCGGCCGGCTGCGACATTCTGAAAGAGACCGTCCGGGCCCTGGAAGGGACCGGAATCCGGTTGACGGCCAATGTCGGCATGAACCGTCCCTATCTGTGGATCCCGCCTCTGGCCGAGCGGTTCACGAGGGAGCATGTCGGTCTGATCCGGGACGGGGATTTCGATTACACCCGGCCGGAGGTGCAGGACTACGCGAAAGCGGTCCTCGGTGAGCTGGTGCGGGAGTACGCCATCGACGGGCTGCTCCTGGACTACATGCGCTCTCCTAAGAACCAGACGACGGACAGCCTGGTCTCGATCCTAAGGGCGGCCAAGGCGATGCTGAAGGAGAAGGAAGCTATTACAGGGTCACGGATGGACCTGAAGGTAAGAATACCCGCCGTCCATCCAGTGTACTTCGAAGCCATGGAGCAGGGTGTCGCAGAAGGAGTAGTGGACGTCATCGTTCCGTCCAATTTCATGACAAGCGATCCGCTGCCCCGAACCGAGCATTACGTTCATCTGTGCCGTTCTACCGGAACACGGGTGTTCGGCTGTATCGACGGCTGGAAATGGCTGGCCGGCATCGACCCGAAGGCGGGAGCCCTCACGATGGCCCATACGCCGCGGGAACTGAAAGCCGCTTATGAAACGTATAGAAAGCAGCATGTCCAAGGCGTTTATTTGTATCAAGCCGATTTAATCGGCGCCAATCCTTACCTGTACGACCTATTCACTTGA
- the ehuA gene encoding ectoine/hydroxyectoine ABC transporter ATP-binding protein EhuA, giving the protein MRETIVKYNDVTKSFGELEVLKGINLEIGAGEKAAVIGPSGSGKTTLGRMLMTLEEPTAGTIELDGELLWHRRDGDRLVRANEKHLHRMRNKVGMVFQHFNLFPHMTVLGNVTEAPRKVLKLSKAEAEERAVAMLVKVGLGDKLDVYPAQLSGGQKQRVAIARALVMKPKVMVFDEVTSALDPELVGEVLEVIWEIAEEGEMAMLLITHEMEFAREIADRVIFGADGLIVEQGPPEQIFGSPESERLQQFLKRFRSGGI; this is encoded by the coding sequence GTGAGAGAAACCATCGTCAAGTATAACGACGTGACCAAATCCTTCGGCGAGCTCGAGGTGCTGAAGGGCATCAACCTGGAAATCGGAGCCGGGGAGAAGGCGGCCGTCATCGGCCCGAGCGGCTCCGGCAAGACGACCCTCGGGCGCATGCTGATGACGCTGGAGGAACCCACTGCGGGAACGATCGAGCTTGACGGAGAGCTGCTTTGGCACCGGCGGGACGGGGACCGGCTGGTCCGGGCCAACGAGAAGCACCTGCACCGGATGAGGAACAAGGTGGGGATGGTGTTCCAGCATTTCAACCTGTTCCCGCACATGACCGTGCTAGGCAACGTCACGGAGGCGCCGAGAAAGGTGCTGAAGCTGTCCAAAGCCGAAGCCGAGGAGAGGGCCGTGGCCATGCTCGTCAAGGTGGGCCTGGGCGACAAGCTGGATGTCTATCCGGCCCAGCTGTCCGGCGGGCAGAAGCAGCGGGTGGCGATCGCCCGCGCCCTCGTCATGAAGCCCAAGGTCATGGTGTTCGACGAAGTGACGTCGGCTCTCGATCCTGAGCTGGTGGGGGAAGTGCTGGAGGTGATCTGGGAGATTGCCGAAGAGGGCGAGATGGCCATGCTTCTGATTACGCACGAGATGGAATTTGCCCGCGAGATCGCGGACCGGGTCATCTTCGGGGCGGACGGCCTGATTGTCGAGCAAGGACCGCCGGAGCAAATCTTCGGCAGCCCCGAAAGCGAACGGCTTCAGCAGTTTCTGAAGCGGTTCCGGTCGGGCGGCATCTAA